The following coding sequences lie in one Allochromatium vinosum DSM 180 genomic window:
- the flgH gene encoding flagellar basal body L-ring protein FlgH yields MNPYSKTLSSLLVAFALSGCATLNPPKPGDSAEYRPVAPLEPRPASANNGAIFQPALGAALFEDRKALRVGDLVTVMLNEKTNAKKSSATSTAKDSNATMDVGNVTIAGRTVLAADAQLLGLSSKAGRTFDGSGDSSQSNQFSGEITVTVAEVLPNGNLVIQGEKWLGINQGNEFVRLRGIVRPVDITKDNKVNSTQIANAQLYYGGTGALQDSNAQGWLTRFFNSPILPI; encoded by the coding sequence ATGAACCCTTACTCGAAAACACTGAGTAGCCTGCTGGTCGCTTTCGCGCTCTCCGGCTGCGCTACCCTCAATCCGCCCAAACCAGGCGATTCAGCGGAATATCGCCCGGTCGCGCCGCTCGAGCCGCGTCCGGCGTCCGCCAACAATGGCGCGATCTTTCAGCCGGCGCTCGGTGCGGCCCTGTTCGAAGATCGCAAGGCTCTGCGCGTCGGCGATCTGGTGACGGTGATGCTCAACGAGAAGACAAACGCCAAGAAATCGTCAGCGACTTCGACCGCCAAGGATTCGAACGCCACGATGGATGTCGGCAATGTCACGATCGCGGGCAGAACCGTGCTCGCGGCGGACGCTCAGCTGCTCGGACTCTCGTCCAAAGCTGGACGTACCTTCGACGGCTCGGGAGATTCCAGTCAGAGCAACCAGTTCAGCGGCGAGATCACGGTCACGGTCGCCGAGGTGCTGCCCAACGGCAATCTGGTCATCCAGGGCGAGAAGTGGCTCGGTATCAACCAGGGCAACGAGTTCGTGCGCCTGCGCGGCATCGTCCGTCCGGTCGACATCACGAAAGACAACAAGGTCAATTCGACTCAGATCGCCAATGCCCAACTCTACTATGGCGGCACGGGCGCCCTGCAGGACAGCAATGCTCAAGGCTGGCTGACGCGCTTCTTCAACAGTCCGATCTTGCCCATTTAA
- a CDS encoding flagellar basal body P-ring protein FlgI, translating to MNSLLTCTGLALVVAGSLLGTAVVLAGNEADVADLGRFGNWNAGGAERIKDLATIAGVRDNQLIGYGLVVGLDGTGDQTTQAPFSTQSLKNMLSQLGVTIPEGVNPQTKNMAAVMITADLPPFAKPGQRMDITVSSLGNAKSLRGGTLLMTPLKGADGQVYAIAQGNLTVGGFGAGGADGSRITVNVPSVGRVPNGATVEREVPTSFSQGDHLTLNLRRPDFTTAYRMVDVINSRFGDDVAQSIDGSSVQVRAPRDPNQRVAFVSMLENLTLEAAEPPARVVINARTGTIVMGAGVTVRPAAISHGNLTVTISENPAVSQPGALAGGQTAVVPQTDVAIEQDKNRMFLFEPGTALGDIVEAVNEVGAAPGDLVAILEALREAGALRAELVVI from the coding sequence ATGAACAGCCTCCTGACGTGCACTGGCCTGGCCCTCGTGGTGGCTGGATCGCTACTCGGCACGGCCGTGGTACTGGCCGGCAACGAAGCCGATGTGGCCGATCTCGGTCGTTTCGGCAACTGGAACGCCGGTGGTGCGGAACGGATCAAGGATCTGGCCACCATCGCCGGTGTGCGCGACAACCAGCTGATCGGCTATGGCCTGGTGGTGGGATTGGACGGTACGGGCGATCAGACGACCCAGGCGCCCTTCAGCACCCAGAGTCTCAAGAACATGCTCAGTCAACTGGGTGTAACCATTCCCGAGGGCGTCAACCCCCAGACCAAGAACATGGCGGCGGTCATGATCACGGCCGATCTGCCGCCCTTCGCCAAGCCGGGGCAGCGCATGGACATCACCGTCTCCTCGCTCGGTAACGCCAAGAGCCTGCGCGGCGGCACTCTGCTGATGACGCCGCTCAAGGGGGCCGACGGTCAGGTCTATGCCATCGCCCAGGGCAATCTCACCGTGGGCGGCTTCGGGGCCGGCGGGGCCGACGGCAGCCGGATCACGGTCAATGTGCCGAGCGTGGGGCGGGTGCCGAATGGGGCCACGGTCGAGCGCGAGGTGCCGACCAGCTTTTCCCAGGGCGATCACCTGACACTCAATCTGCGCCGACCCGACTTCACCACCGCCTACCGCATGGTCGATGTCATCAATTCGCGCTTCGGCGATGATGTCGCCCAGTCGATCGATGGCTCATCGGTGCAGGTCCGTGCGCCGCGCGATCCGAATCAGCGCGTGGCCTTCGTCTCCATGCTCGAGAACCTCACGCTCGAAGCGGCTGAGCCGCCGGCACGGGTCGTCATCAATGCGCGTACGGGCACCATCGTGATGGGGGCCGGCGTCACCGTGCGTCCGGCAGCCATCTCGCACGGCAATCTCACGGTCACCATCAGCGAAAATCCAGCCGTTTCGCAGCCCGGCGCGCTGGCCGGCGGCCAGACCGCCGTAGTTCCGCAAACCGATGTCGCCATCGAGCAGGACAAGAATCGCATGTTCCTGTTCGAGCCGGGGACGGCACTCGGCGACATCGTCGAGGCCGTCAACGAGGTCGGGGCGGCGCCCGGCGATCTGGTCGCCATCCTGGAAGCGCTGCGCGAGGCCGGTGCCCTGCGCGCCGAACTGGTCGTGATCTGA
- the flgJ gene encoding flagellar assembly peptidoglycan hydrolase FlgJ translates to MGWSSIRPPIKGLSRLARDSGTEGLEAAARAFESLLIGQMLKQMRSTAFGGGLFDSAQTQLYQDLYDQQIAAALSEGEGLGIRKALLRQLAPELTEEGRAGRDPATLAVPERNPLLKSFKQRQVEAAVESADAKPASALPGQPQSTASGSAVTSGASGTAGLAVTGSRQGRWPPRNAEEFVAYLKPYAEQAAEILGMDTSVLLAQSALETGWGRHIPRRADGRSSFNLFGIKADRSWTGDSVGVGTLEYRNGVAQREQARFRAYETPAESFVDYVAFLNRNPRYGDALKSRTGEEFIRGLQKAGYATDPRYANKVLGIRDRVLAISAAVDVQSTPQTKSDTQVSAAPADNPAKG, encoded by the coding sequence ATGGGCTGGTCGTCGATCCGGCCGCCTATCAAGGGACTGTCGCGCCTTGCGCGCGACAGTGGCACCGAGGGGCTGGAAGCCGCCGCGCGCGCCTTCGAGTCACTGCTGATCGGGCAGATGCTCAAGCAGATGCGCTCGACCGCCTTTGGCGGCGGACTCTTCGACTCGGCCCAAACCCAACTCTATCAGGATCTCTACGATCAACAGATCGCGGCGGCGCTGAGCGAGGGCGAGGGGCTGGGCATCCGCAAGGCGTTGCTGCGTCAGCTGGCGCCCGAATTGACCGAGGAAGGGCGTGCCGGGCGTGATCCCGCGACTCTGGCGGTCCCGGAGCGCAATCCGCTGCTCAAGAGCTTCAAACAGCGCCAGGTCGAAGCGGCGGTGGAGAGCGCCGACGCCAAGCCGGCGAGCGCTCTGCCCGGTCAACCGCAGAGCACGGCCAGTGGCTCAGCCGTCACATCCGGTGCTTCGGGCACCGCCGGCCTTGCAGTCACAGGCAGCCGTCAGGGACGCTGGCCGCCACGCAATGCCGAAGAGTTCGTCGCCTATCTCAAGCCCTATGCCGAGCAGGCGGCCGAGATCCTGGGGATGGACACCAGTGTGCTGCTGGCGCAGAGCGCACTGGAGACCGGCTGGGGGCGTCACATCCCACGCCGGGCCGATGGGCGCAGCAGCTTCAACCTCTTCGGCATCAAGGCCGATCGCAGCTGGACGGGCGACAGCGTCGGTGTGGGCACGCTCGAATATCGCAACGGTGTGGCACAGCGCGAACAGGCGCGTTTTCGTGCCTACGAGACTCCGGCCGAATCCTTCGTCGATTATGTCGCCTTTCTCAACCGCAATCCACGTTATGGCGATGCACTCAAGAGCCGTACTGGCGAAGAGTTCATCCGCGGGCTGCAAAAAGCCGGCTATGCCACGGATCCGCGCTATGCTAACAAGGTCTTGGGTATTCGCGATCGGGTTCTCGCGATCAGCGCCGCTGTCGACGTACAGTCCACGCCTCAAACCAAGAGCGACACTCAAGTTTCCGCCGCTCCAGCCGATAATCCGGCAAAGGGCTGA
- the flgK gene encoding flagellar hook-associated protein FlgK, which yields MSVLGTGITGLLAFQRALATTSHNISNAATEGYSRQRVDLATNIPQRLGSGYIGQGVNVDGIRRLQNDWIDAQLRTSLSDNASATTRADFAERVDNLLADQSTGLAPTLESFFAAGQDVASDPTALPARMVLLNEAETLTGRFEAINGRLDEQRRLANGQIETSIEEINQYAESVADLNKQIIARSTAGSPPNDLLDRRDTILRKLSEKVDVSLSTQDDGAVNVFIGSGQGLVVGTNASELTFSNLSGDPVNWDIGLRAAQGNEPINITRFVTGGEIGGLLETRSNLLDKAQNELGLTALNLADRFNEQNRLGLDLDGELGGDIFELPEVVVNPALNNSINAEPAVTFSDVSQLTPSDYRLRYDGANFQLTRLPENTSVTLVPDAADPNVRFADGLRIDTTAIAGSASGDSWLIQPTRFAASGLDMTMTDPAKIAATSGALAEASNTGEARPVALRMSSDPLNPASPDTYLPAAIVAGTDAVTGADVFNRLAPRYGTEAGSATVESFRVLDTQHADLSTPVSVTFDAANNQFVVGQERFALDPTGTTTIQANGWELKIQGTPNTGTTGSVIDIQVDTTPVATPQPADTTITGPGWELDIRGTPAAGDLFTVELGKDRPGDNRNMLEMTGIQGERLIQGRTTLQGGYNTLIADVGTQTRRAQISRDSSAVQLESAQQQRESLSGVNLDEEAANMIRFQQAYRAAAQVITTSGEMFDTLLNAVRR from the coding sequence ATGAGCGTCTTGGGTACCGGGATCACCGGTCTGCTGGCCTTCCAGCGCGCCCTGGCGACGACCAGCCACAACATCTCCAACGCGGCGACCGAGGGTTACAGCCGTCAGCGTGTCGATCTGGCGACCAATATCCCACAGCGTCTCGGGAGCGGCTATATCGGGCAAGGTGTCAACGTCGATGGCATCCGGCGCCTCCAGAACGACTGGATCGATGCTCAGCTGCGCACCAGCCTCAGTGACAATGCCAGCGCTACGACACGCGCCGACTTCGCCGAGCGCGTCGACAATCTGCTGGCCGATCAGAGTACCGGACTGGCGCCGACACTGGAGAGTTTCTTTGCCGCCGGGCAGGACGTCGCCAGTGACCCGACGGCGTTGCCGGCGCGCATGGTGCTGCTCAACGAGGCTGAGACGCTGACCGGCCGATTCGAAGCGATCAATGGTCGGCTCGATGAACAACGGCGCTTGGCCAATGGCCAGATCGAGACCTCGATCGAGGAAATCAATCAATACGCCGAATCGGTTGCCGATCTCAACAAGCAGATCATTGCCCGATCCACGGCGGGGTCTCCGCCCAACGATCTGCTCGACCGGCGCGACACCATTCTGCGCAAGCTCTCCGAAAAGGTCGATGTCTCGCTCAGCACGCAGGACGATGGGGCGGTCAATGTCTTCATCGGCAGTGGTCAGGGACTGGTGGTCGGTACCAACGCCAGTGAGCTGACCTTCTCGAATCTGTCCGGCGATCCCGTCAATTGGGATATCGGTCTGAGGGCGGCTCAAGGCAATGAGCCGATCAACATCACCCGTTTCGTGACGGGCGGCGAGATCGGCGGCCTGCTGGAGACCCGTTCCAATCTGCTCGACAAGGCGCAGAACGAACTCGGTCTCACGGCGCTGAATCTGGCAGATCGGTTCAACGAGCAGAACCGGCTTGGTCTCGATCTGGACGGTGAACTCGGCGGCGACATCTTCGAGCTGCCCGAAGTCGTGGTCAATCCGGCGCTCAACAATAGCATCAATGCTGAACCGGCTGTGACGTTCTCGGATGTCAGCCAGCTTACACCCAGCGATTATCGGCTGCGTTACGACGGCGCCAACTTTCAATTGACACGGCTGCCCGAAAACACATCTGTAACCCTCGTGCCGGATGCGGCCGACCCCAATGTCCGGTTTGCCGATGGTCTGCGCATCGATACCACAGCCATTGCAGGTTCCGCCTCGGGTGATTCCTGGCTGATCCAGCCGACACGCTTTGCTGCCAGCGGTCTGGACATGACGATGACCGATCCGGCCAAGATCGCGGCGACCTCCGGCGCGCTGGCCGAGGCGAGCAATACGGGTGAGGCGCGACCCGTGGCACTGCGCATGAGCAGCGATCCGCTCAATCCCGCCTCCCCCGACACCTATCTGCCGGCGGCCATAGTGGCTGGCACGGATGCCGTGACAGGGGCCGATGTGTTCAATCGGTTGGCGCCGCGCTATGGCACCGAGGCCGGATCGGCCACGGTCGAGTCTTTCCGCGTGCTCGATACCCAACATGCCGACCTGTCCACGCCTGTGTCCGTGACCTTCGATGCCGCCAACAATCAGTTCGTGGTCGGCCAGGAACGCTTCGCACTCGACCCGACCGGAACCACCACCATCCAGGCCAACGGTTGGGAGCTGAAGATCCAGGGTACGCCCAACACCGGCACGACAGGTTCGGTGATCGACATCCAGGTCGACACGACTCCAGTCGCGACGCCACAGCCGGCGGACACCACCATTACAGGCCCCGGCTGGGAGCTGGACATCCGCGGCACGCCGGCAGCGGGCGATCTGTTCACGGTCGAACTCGGCAAGGATCGTCCGGGCGACAACCGCAACATGCTGGAGATGACGGGTATCCAGGGTGAGCGTCTCATTCAGGGACGCACCACCCTCCAGGGTGGCTACAACACCCTCATCGCCGATGTCGGCACCCAGACACGCCGTGCCCAGATAAGCCGTGATTCGAGTGCGGTCCAGCTGGAGTCGGCGCAACAGCAGCGCGAGTCACTCTCGGGCGTCAATCTCGATGAAGAGGCCGCGAACATGATTCGGTTCCAGCAAGCCTATCGGGCGGCCGCTCAGGTGATCACGACCTCGGGTGAGATGTTTGATACCCTGCTCAATGCTGTGCGTCGCTGA
- the flgL gene encoding flagellar hook-associated protein FlgL, giving the protein MRISTSQIFQSGLSAMQGAQSKFNKTGLQLATGQRILTPADDPGGATQSVQFKAAIKATEQYQRNADYAQPKLEYEEAQLIALGNVLQRARELVVAGNNDTYNPENRKIIASEIRQLREDILGLANSEDANGEYLFAGTRSQHQPFVVGDDGRISYVGADGPGSIREVDITSNRRVATGDTGAHVFMDIPERSGLLTEAVLKPGNSLNGVAGVELKTEVADLQRSLNSAGQTFRIRFEDDGGTLMYKVLDPDGNAVKDQNGALIGGPYVANQPIEFAGRRVTLTVPTTTPPTVPADGDEILSRPITQVDIFKTLDDIATAFETPATDETTRESLSQATSMALSNLDSGLDRVNEVRTSVGLRLDALDTQAGLNDERLVDLNSTLSDIQDLDYAEAISRFMLQRTVLQAAQQTYTQVSRLSLFDFL; this is encoded by the coding sequence ATGAGAATCTCAACCAGCCAGATCTTCCAGTCGGGTCTGTCGGCCATGCAGGGCGCGCAGTCGAAGTTCAACAAGACCGGCCTGCAACTAGCCACGGGCCAGCGCATTCTGACGCCCGCCGACGATCCGGGCGGGGCGACCCAGTCCGTGCAGTTCAAGGCCGCCATCAAAGCCACCGAGCAGTATCAGCGCAACGCCGACTACGCCCAGCCAAAACTCGAATACGAGGAAGCGCAGCTCATCGCCCTGGGTAATGTCTTGCAGCGCGCGCGCGAACTGGTCGTCGCCGGCAACAACGACACCTACAACCCGGAGAACCGCAAGATCATCGCCAGCGAGATCCGCCAGTTGCGTGAGGACATCCTCGGTCTGGCCAACAGCGAGGACGCCAATGGCGAGTATCTCTTCGCGGGTACGCGCTCGCAGCATCAGCCGTTCGTCGTCGGTGATGATGGTCGGATCAGCTATGTCGGGGCCGATGGACCGGGGTCCATCCGCGAGGTCGACATCACCAGCAATCGCCGTGTCGCTACCGGGGACACGGGGGCGCATGTCTTCATGGACATCCCGGAGCGCAGCGGCCTGCTGACCGAGGCGGTGTTGAAACCGGGCAACAGTCTCAATGGCGTGGCCGGAGTCGAACTCAAGACCGAGGTCGCCGATCTGCAGCGGTCCCTCAATAGCGCCGGGCAGACTTTCCGTATCCGCTTCGAGGACGACGGTGGAACCCTGATGTACAAGGTGCTCGACCCCGATGGCAACGCGGTCAAGGACCAGAACGGCGCGCTCATCGGCGGCCCCTATGTCGCCAATCAGCCGATCGAGTTCGCAGGGCGTCGCGTCACCCTGACGGTTCCGACCACCACCCCGCCGACCGTGCCGGCCGATGGTGACGAGATCCTCTCGCGCCCAATCACCCAGGTCGATATCTTCAAGACACTCGACGACATCGCCACCGCCTTCGAGACGCCCGCAACCGACGAGACGACCCGCGAGAGTCTGTCACAGGCCACCAGCATGGCCCTGAGCAATCTCGACTCGGGTCTGGATCGCGTCAACGAGGTCCGGACCTCGGTCGGTCTGCGGCTCGATGCGCTCGACACCCAGGCCGGGCTCAACGACGAGCGTCTGGTCGACCTCAACAGCACCCTCTCCGATATCCAGGACCTCGACTATGCCGAGGCCATCAGCCGCTTCATGCTCCAGCGGACCGTCCTGCAGGCCGCGCAGCAGACCTACACCCAGGTCAGCCGACTCTCACTGTTCGATTTCCTCTGA
- a CDS encoding putative bifunctional diguanylate cyclase/phosphodiesterase, which translates to MPDHDEHHARNDAVGLEVWHGGERGQTLYAAIFAALSGRIALIDRGCRLLAANPAFLAAIGREQDESIGQSFMTLCGASTLTTLVYRHLGTCLDQGRSIVTDWLETTDSGVRHEHEVRLLPCRDLQGEITGIVIEMCDVTAMREAERRMLQSAAVYAATSEGVLITDSEGIVVAVNAAFTQITGYAESEILGQKPTLLNAQWHSRVFFINLWRRLLRQGSWQGEIWNRRKNGEIYRQRLTIRRVLDPRGRLINFVGLFAERTASPGTPRLAEHLIHYDALTKLPNRLLLESRLDHAIELGRRKESPLALFIADLDHFSHINASLGYQIGDDLLRAIGLKLREAIRPSDTLARLHADQFALLFEEVDDLDEIVFIANRLKTLMSAPIWIRGHQLHVSLSIGIAVSTELREDRRALMANAESALRQVKRQGRNGFQILSSAPDQVAREHRRLLDRLRAALGTSEFQLHYRPGMDMATETLDSVAVSIHWEPPELGMISQERLLPLAEESGLILELGDWILTGACRQLQDWIDRGLSIKRLVVEISEAQLTRGDLARTVAQRLEDYPAAATRLDLEFSERLLVKHREQIAEVFQGLNELGVGICLGEVGIGWTAPALLQRLPIRALKIHSNFIEALPDAHHELAVVEALIAMAQALGLEIRADGVRTKEQQYQLLSIGCLKAQGDLFGEPLRAAQFESRMTPQTSWAAKQTPLGN; encoded by the coding sequence ATGCCCGATCACGACGAACACCATGCGCGAAACGATGCAGTCGGTCTCGAGGTCTGGCATGGCGGCGAGCGCGGCCAGACGCTCTACGCCGCTATCTTCGCGGCCCTGTCCGGTCGCATCGCCCTGATCGATCGCGGCTGCCGGCTGCTGGCGGCCAATCCGGCCTTCCTCGCCGCTATCGGCCGCGAACAGGACGAGTCGATCGGCCAATCCTTCATGACGCTGTGCGGCGCGAGCACCCTGACGACCCTGGTCTACCGCCATCTCGGAACCTGCCTGGATCAGGGACGATCCATCGTCACGGACTGGCTCGAAACCACGGACAGTGGCGTCCGGCACGAGCATGAGGTCAGGCTGCTGCCGTGCCGTGATCTTCAGGGCGAGATCACAGGGATCGTCATAGAAATGTGTGACGTGACGGCCATGCGCGAAGCCGAGCGCCGGATGCTGCAATCGGCGGCCGTCTATGCCGCGACCTCCGAAGGCGTCCTGATCACGGACTCCGAGGGTATCGTGGTCGCGGTCAACGCCGCCTTCACGCAGATCACCGGCTATGCCGAGTCCGAGATCCTGGGGCAGAAACCGACGCTGCTCAACGCGCAATGGCACAGCCGGGTTTTTTTCATCAACCTGTGGCGACGCCTGCTCAGACAGGGCTCCTGGCAGGGCGAGATCTGGAACCGGCGCAAGAACGGCGAGATCTACCGCCAGCGCCTGACCATCCGGCGCGTACTCGACCCGCGCGGCAGACTGATCAACTTCGTCGGTCTCTTCGCCGAGCGCACGGCCTCCCCGGGCACACCACGGCTGGCCGAACACCTCATCCATTACGATGCCCTGACCAAGCTGCCCAACCGCCTGCTGTTGGAGTCGCGTCTGGATCATGCCATCGAACTCGGTCGGCGCAAGGAATCGCCCCTGGCACTCTTCATCGCCGACCTGGATCATTTCTCGCACATCAACGCCAGTCTCGGCTATCAGATCGGCGACGACCTGTTGCGTGCCATCGGACTCAAGCTGCGCGAGGCGATCCGTCCATCCGACACCCTGGCCCGCTTGCACGCCGATCAATTCGCGCTCCTGTTCGAAGAGGTCGATGACCTCGACGAGATCGTGTTCATCGCCAACCGGCTCAAGACACTCATGAGCGCGCCCATTTGGATTCGGGGCCATCAGTTGCATGTCAGTCTCAGTATCGGCATCGCCGTGAGTACCGAACTGCGCGAGGATCGCCGGGCGCTCATGGCCAATGCCGAATCCGCGTTGCGGCAGGTCAAGCGTCAGGGACGCAACGGCTTCCAGATCCTGTCGAGCGCACCGGATCAGGTCGCGCGCGAACATCGGCGTCTGCTCGATCGACTGCGCGCGGCCCTGGGCACGTCCGAGTTCCAGCTCCATTATCGCCCCGGCATGGACATGGCGACGGAGACCCTCGACTCGGTCGCGGTGTCCATCCACTGGGAGCCGCCCGAACTGGGTATGATCTCGCAGGAACGGCTGCTCCCACTGGCCGAGGAGAGCGGCCTGATCCTGGAGTTGGGCGACTGGATACTCACTGGCGCCTGCCGGCAGCTGCAAGACTGGATCGACCGCGGTCTGTCGATCAAGCGTCTGGTCGTCGAGATCAGTGAGGCGCAACTCACACGCGGAGATCTGGCCCGGACGGTGGCCCAGCGCCTGGAGGACTATCCAGCCGCCGCCACGCGCCTGGATCTGGAGTTCAGTGAGCGGCTCCTGGTCAAACACCGCGAACAGATCGCCGAGGTCTTTCAGGGGCTGAACGAACTGGGTGTCGGCATCTGTCTGGGCGAGGTCGGCATCGGCTGGACGGCACCGGCTCTGTTGCAACGACTTCCGATCCGTGCGCTCAAGATCCACTCGAATTTCATCGAGGCCCTGCCCGACGCCCATCACGAACTGGCCGTGGTCGAGGCGCTGATCGCCATGGCGCAGGCACTGGGACTGGAGATCCGTGCCGATGGCGTGCGGACCAAGGAACAGCAGTATCAGCTGCTCAGCATCGGCTGTCTCAAGGCGCAGGGAGATCTATTCGGCGAGCCGCTGAGAGCGGCTCAGTTCGAGTCCCGGATGACGCCACAGACGTCCTGGGCGGCCAAACAGACGCCGCTCGGCAACTGA
- a CDS encoding class 1 fructose-bisphosphatase: MHNGTSITQFIIEEQRHIAGATGDFTSLLNDVVTACKVISHLVNHGALVGVLGSADTENVQGETQKKLDVLSNEVFIKSNEWAGHLAAMASEEMDDIYPIPRQYPRGKYLLTFDPLDGSSNIDVNVSVGTIFSILRCPGGGAEPSERDFLQAGTQQVAAGYALYGPSTMMVLTTGNGVNGFTLDQNIGEFILTHPRMQIPADTREFAINMSNMRFWEPPVRRYVQECLDGKEGPRGEDFNMRWIASMVAEVHRILTRGGVFMYPMDSKMQAKGQGGKLRLLYEANPMSFIVEQAGGGSITGRERILELQPESLHQRVPVILGSKNEVERILGYHQPD, encoded by the coding sequence ATGCACAACGGTACCAGCATCACCCAGTTCATCATTGAGGAGCAGCGCCACATCGCCGGCGCCACCGGCGACTTCACCTCGCTGCTCAACGATGTGGTCACGGCCTGCAAGGTCATCAGTCACCTGGTCAACCACGGCGCCCTGGTCGGCGTCCTGGGCAGCGCTGACACCGAGAACGTCCAGGGCGAGACGCAGAAGAAGCTCGATGTACTCTCCAACGAGGTCTTCATCAAGTCCAACGAATGGGCCGGGCACCTGGCGGCCATGGCCTCCGAGGAGATGGACGACATCTATCCCATCCCCAGGCAGTATCCGCGCGGCAAGTATCTGCTGACCTTCGATCCGCTCGATGGCTCGTCGAACATCGACGTCAATGTCTCGGTCGGCACCATCTTCTCGATCCTGCGCTGTCCGGGCGGCGGGGCGGAGCCGAGCGAGCGTGACTTCCTCCAGGCCGGCACCCAGCAGGTCGCGGCCGGTTATGCCCTCTACGGGCCCTCGACCATGATGGTCCTGACCACCGGCAATGGCGTCAACGGCTTCACGCTCGATCAGAACATCGGCGAGTTCATCCTCACTCATCCCAGGATGCAGATCCCGGCCGACACGCGCGAGTTCGCGATCAACATGTCCAATATGCGTTTCTGGGAACCGCCGGTAAGGCGCTATGTCCAGGAGTGTCTGGACGGCAAGGAAGGTCCGCGCGGCGAGGACTTCAACATGCGCTGGATCGCGTCCATGGTCGCCGAGGTGCATCGCATCCTGACCCGTGGCGGCGTCTTCATGTATCCGATGGACTCGAAGATGCAGGCCAAGGGGCAGGGCGGCAAACTGCGGTTGCTCTACGAGGCCAACCCCATGTCCTTCATCGTCGAGCAGGCAGGCGGCGGCTCGATCACCGGCCGCGAGCGCATCCTCGAACTCCAGCCCGAATCCCTGCATCAGCGCGTGCCCGTGATCCTCGGCTCCAAGAACGAGGTCGAGCGTATCCTGGGGTATCATCAGCCGGATTGA
- a CDS encoding Crp/Fnr family transcriptional regulator — protein MIDELRCAPLLSRLEATQLQRVARHASRVKLNAEQLLFSQGDPATRFYLLLSGRMRLFRLSPEGAEKVIEIVSPGQTFAEALMFLNAPRYPVCSAALADSELIAIDSSDFAAMLRESVDTCFVLLGALSQRLRGLIGEIDDLTLHTATSRVARYLASRLPPGAQSLELEVRKGVLASRLSVQPETFSRVIKSLSEQGIIRMDGTLVSVLDQRALLEIAELTDALEPGPVSIGTLGSQRP, from the coding sequence ATGATCGATGAACTGCGCTGTGCGCCCCTGCTCTCGCGTCTTGAAGCGACCCAGCTCCAGCGGGTCGCCCGGCACGCGAGCCGGGTCAAGCTGAACGCCGAGCAACTGCTCTTCAGTCAGGGCGACCCGGCCACCCGCTTCTATCTCCTGCTCTCGGGCCGGATGCGGCTGTTCCGGCTCTCGCCCGAAGGCGCCGAGAAGGTCATCGAGATCGTCAGTCCGGGCCAGACCTTCGCCGAGGCGCTGATGTTCCTCAATGCACCCCGTTATCCGGTCTGCTCGGCGGCGCTCGCCGACTCCGAGCTGATCGCCATCGATTCGTCGGATTTCGCCGCCATGCTGCGCGAGTCGGTCGACACCTGCTTCGTGCTGCTCGGCGCCCTGAGTCAGCGTCTGCGCGGTCTCATCGGCGAGATCGATGATCTCACGCTCCACACCGCGACCAGTCGCGTCGCCCGTTATCTGGCCTCGCGCCTGCCGCCGGGCGCCCAGTCGCTCGAACTCGAGGTGCGCAAGGGGGTGCTGGCCTCGCGTCTGTCGGTGCAGCCCGAGACCTTCTCGCGCGTCATCAAGTCGCTCAGCGAGCAGGGTATCATCCGTATGGATGGCACTCTGGTGAGCGTGCTCGATCAGCGGGCGTTGCTGGAGATCGCCGAGTTGACCGATGCGCTCGAACCCGGACCCGTCTCGATCGGTACCCTGGGGTCGCAGCGTCCCTGA